One part of the Musa acuminata AAA Group cultivar baxijiao chromosome BXJ1-5, Cavendish_Baxijiao_AAA, whole genome shotgun sequence genome encodes these proteins:
- the LOC135673626 gene encoding uncharacterized protein LOC135673626, translated as MASERQRETISLGKRRPVEAGSREEDEAGVVENEEEDENRDIQELEREVSEMGSRILDARRSIPDRLLEALSSRLLTQRPVLPPQALIGADAGTTGELQAPSSESNGGNMLANVDQRLLEKLLVLRAKTQSNISAVPVILKRINDCIVKIEELEKCHVDVHPVFNRK; from the exons aTGGCAAGCGAGAGGCAGAGGGAAACCATAAGCCTGGGGAAGCGGAGGCCGGTAGAAGCGGGTAGCAGAGAAGAGGATGAAGCGGGGGTGGTGGAGAACGAGGAGGAAGATGAGAATAGGGATATCCAAGAGCTGGAGCGCGAGGTGAGCGAGATGGGCAGCAGGATCCTCGACGCTCGGCGGAGCATCCCCGACCGGCTTCTCGAAGCCCTCTCCTCCCGCCTCCTTACTCAGAGgccggtccttcctccacaagccCTAATCGGCGCTGATGCCGGCACCACCG GAGAACTACAAGCCCCATCTTCTGAATCCAATGGGGGAAACATGCTTGCTAACGTTGATCAAAGATTGCTCGAGAAATTGCTTGTTCTCAGAGCCAAAACCCAAAGCAACATTTCTGCAGTCCCAGTAATTCTGAAGAGAATAAATGACTGCATTGTGAAGATTGAAGAACTGGAGAAGTGCCATGTAGACGTACATCCTGTTTTTAATCGAAAATGA